A single genomic interval of Aureliella helgolandensis harbors:
- a CDS encoding IS1182 family transposase, whose translation MNTQKPSQLARVSRPHRIQVEMHMLSLEDMLPRDHRARIVWSFVKTLDLEPLYEKIVVTKSTVGRNSIAPEILVSLWLLATLDGIGTARELGRRCETDIAYLWTLGNVTVNYHTLSDFRVENGAFLEKTLVDTVASLVAQGLVPLETIAQDGMRVRASAGSSSFRRKPTLESLQQQAQAHVDRLKKESENECDRSDGDARRQAAVERASRERQERLDEALRQFEELSKQRESRRKGDGEKTRVSTTDPDARNMKMANGGFDPAFNVQFATDADSRVIVAVDVINSGTDSGQMAPMHEKVCSTYDKTPKTQLVDSAYATKGDVKTVESKGTEVVSTIPRGSVLESKGKDPHAQQPGESDEYTAFRARMAKEEYKELYKTRPSVAEFPNADCRNRNLRQFKVRGLVKVKAVALWHAVAFNFTRMVNLGALAI comes from the coding sequence ATGAATACTCAAAAACCATCGCAGCTTGCTCGTGTTTCCCGCCCCCATCGTATTCAAGTGGAAATGCACATGCTTTCACTTGAAGATATGCTTCCGCGCGACCATCGTGCTCGCATTGTCTGGTCGTTTGTCAAAACGTTGGACCTAGAACCTCTGTATGAAAAGATCGTTGTCACCAAGAGCACCGTTGGCCGCAATAGTATTGCGCCGGAGATACTGGTTTCACTGTGGCTTCTGGCAACCTTGGATGGCATCGGCACAGCCCGAGAACTTGGTCGCCGATGCGAGACGGACATAGCCTATCTATGGACGCTCGGAAATGTCACGGTCAATTATCACACGTTGAGCGACTTTCGAGTGGAGAACGGAGCATTCTTGGAGAAGACGCTCGTTGACACGGTTGCCTCGTTGGTCGCCCAAGGTCTGGTGCCCCTGGAGACCATTGCCCAAGACGGAATGCGCGTTCGGGCTAGTGCAGGCAGTAGTTCGTTTCGCCGCAAGCCGACGCTTGAGTCATTGCAGCAGCAGGCTCAGGCTCACGTAGATAGATTGAAGAAAGAATCCGAGAACGAATGCGATCGTTCCGATGGAGACGCACGTCGCCAAGCGGCAGTCGAACGAGCATCGCGTGAGCGTCAAGAGCGATTAGATGAGGCTTTGCGACAGTTTGAGGAGCTTAGTAAGCAGCGCGAGTCTCGGAGAAAAGGTGACGGCGAAAAGACTCGCGTGAGCACTACGGACCCTGACGCCCGTAATATGAAGATGGCCAATGGTGGCTTCGATCCGGCCTTCAACGTCCAGTTCGCAACCGATGCTGACTCGCGAGTAATAGTCGCTGTCGATGTTATCAACTCGGGAACTGACAGTGGCCAAATGGCACCAATGCACGAGAAAGTGTGCTCAACTTACGACAAGACACCCAAGACGCAATTGGTCGATTCCGCTTACGCAACCAAGGGCGATGTTAAGACCGTGGAGTCTAAAGGGACCGAAGTCGTCTCCACGATCCCCCGTGGATCGGTATTGGAAAGCAAAGGCAAAGATCCTCACGCGCAGCAACCTGGCGAAAGCGACGAATACACAGCGTTTCGCGCGAGAATGGCCAAAGAGGAATACAAAGAGCTTTACAAGACGCGCCCGTCGGTTGCCGAGTTTCCCAATGCGGACTGCCGCAATCGGAACCTTCGGCAATTCAAAGTTCGAGGACTGGTGAAGGTCAAAGCGGTAGCGCTATGGCATGCCGTGGCCTTTAACTTCACACGCATGGTAAACCTGGGGGCCTTGGCAATCTAA
- a CDS encoding sulfatase-like hydrolase/transferase, which produces MRIVILLAASLLASRLLCWQEACWAESPNVILVMCDDLGYGDLTSFRAACPIHTPHLDALAEDGMRFTRFYSAAPVCSPTRGSCLTGRHPFRYGIYHANTGHLKPQEITLPELLKTHGYTTGHFGKWHLGTLTTDIQDANRGGPRGAVHFSPPSQHGYDESFVTESKVPTYDPMIKPAKAGNSWDAMERGSKGGKYGTRYWDHAGNVVTENLQGDDSRVVMDRAIPFIEQAVASETPFFSAIWFHAPHLPVVASETHRAPYAEHDVLTRNYYGCISALDEQVGRLRAKLQQLGVADNTLICFCSDNGPEGQASNSPGSAGEFRGRKRSLYEGGVRVPGIIVWPGHVPAGTATDFPAVTSDYLPTVLDILGIEYPAQRPLDGESLASVFNNPQAERSTGIGFQSSKQIAWHRSAMKLLSNDQGSTWELYDLTSDPGETTDLAPMQPQIVAALQTEVTAWLASCKASDSEQDYAVIPKVAAQQAEWYEKYKGQANIPQPEAMLLNTEVEPELQEGFTSLLKVHDLTGWTPRGGTCKFAVHEGIITGTVVPGSNSTYLSTDRSDYTDFIFTCDMRWEVSGNSGVMFRAQTKTSKGAEVVFGPQAEMEGTTGDRGWSGGIYGQSCGGYFYPLWLEQHQAVREALNKEGWNRLTIKAVGNDVKTWLNGVPAAHWVDDGTYPSGFFGLQVHKGEAGEIQWKNLRVKELR; this is translated from the coding sequence ATGCGTATTGTAATTCTTTTAGCTGCCAGCTTGTTGGCAAGCAGGTTGCTCTGTTGGCAGGAGGCATGTTGGGCAGAGTCGCCGAATGTCATTTTGGTGATGTGCGACGATTTGGGGTATGGTGATCTCACGAGTTTTCGAGCTGCTTGCCCGATCCATACGCCTCATCTCGATGCGTTGGCCGAGGACGGTATGCGATTCACTCGCTTCTACTCCGCCGCCCCCGTTTGCAGTCCTACGCGTGGAAGTTGCCTTACCGGACGCCATCCCTTTCGCTATGGGATCTATCACGCAAACACCGGGCATCTTAAGCCTCAGGAGATCACGTTGCCTGAGTTGCTCAAAACCCACGGATACACTACTGGGCACTTCGGTAAATGGCATCTGGGGACTTTGACCACCGATATTCAGGATGCCAATCGCGGTGGCCCAAGGGGAGCAGTACACTTTTCACCGCCTTCGCAACACGGCTACGACGAGAGTTTTGTTACCGAGTCGAAGGTTCCGACCTACGATCCGATGATCAAGCCTGCCAAGGCTGGTAATAGCTGGGATGCGATGGAGCGGGGCAGCAAAGGAGGCAAGTATGGGACGCGCTATTGGGATCACGCAGGCAACGTGGTTACTGAGAATTTGCAGGGAGATGACTCTCGTGTCGTGATGGATCGGGCCATTCCGTTTATTGAGCAGGCGGTTGCATCGGAAACGCCTTTCTTTTCTGCTATTTGGTTTCATGCACCCCACTTGCCAGTGGTGGCGAGCGAGACGCACCGTGCTCCCTACGCAGAGCATGATGTACTGACACGCAACTACTACGGTTGCATTTCAGCTCTCGATGAACAAGTGGGGCGTTTGCGTGCTAAGCTCCAGCAGTTAGGAGTGGCGGATAACACACTCATCTGTTTTTGCAGCGACAATGGGCCTGAAGGGCAAGCGAGCAACTCGCCCGGCTCGGCGGGTGAGTTTCGAGGACGAAAACGCTCCCTGTATGAAGGCGGGGTGCGAGTGCCTGGAATCATCGTCTGGCCAGGACATGTACCTGCGGGTACTGCCACGGACTTCCCAGCCGTTACCAGCGACTATCTACCAACCGTTCTCGATATCCTAGGCATTGAGTACCCCGCTCAGCGTCCGCTTGACGGCGAGTCGTTGGCGAGTGTGTTCAACAATCCGCAGGCCGAGCGATCGACGGGAATCGGATTCCAATCTAGCAAGCAAATTGCTTGGCACCGTAGCGCGATGAAGTTGCTCAGCAACGATCAAGGCAGCACGTGGGAGTTGTATGATTTGACCAGCGATCCCGGTGAAACCACCGACTTGGCTCCTATGCAGCCGCAGATTGTGGCCGCACTACAGACCGAAGTGACTGCCTGGCTCGCCTCGTGCAAGGCCAGCGACTCTGAGCAGGACTATGCAGTAATTCCCAAGGTCGCTGCGCAGCAGGCCGAGTGGTACGAGAAATACAAGGGGCAAGCCAATATCCCTCAGCCCGAGGCAATGCTCCTGAACACCGAAGTGGAACCGGAGCTTCAAGAGGGGTTTACCAGCCTGCTCAAAGTACACGATCTTACCGGTTGGACCCCCAGAGGCGGAACTTGCAAGTTCGCAGTGCATGAGGGGATCATTACAGGGACGGTGGTCCCTGGCTCCAACAGTACGTATCTGTCGACCGATCGTTCCGACTACACCGATTTCATCTTCACCTGTGACATGCGTTGGGAAGTCAGTGGCAATTCAGGTGTCATGTTTCGCGCGCAGACCAAGACGTCCAAGGGAGCTGAAGTCGTCTTCGGCCCGCAGGCCGAGATGGAGGGTACGACCGGCGATCGTGGCTGGTCAGGTGGCATCTATGGGCAAAGTTGCGGTGGGTATTTCTATCCACTTTGGCTCGAGCAACATCAGGCGGTCCGTGAGGCGTTGAACAAGGAAGGTTGGAATCGATTGACCATCAAAGCGGTCGGAAACGACGTCAAAACTTGGTTGAATGGTGTTCCTGCAGCCCATTGGGTGGACGACGGGACCTACCCCTCCGGTTTCTTTGGATTGCAAGTTCACAAGGGAGAAGCGGGAGAGATCCAGTGGAAGAATCTGCGCGTGAAGGAACTTCGCTAA
- a CDS encoding DUF167 domain-containing protein produces MLEIQENEDGVVISVRAQAGARRNGIAGVHAGMLKIAVTQVPENGKANQAIATLLAKELKVSKSSVQLLSGATNSHKRFAIQGVDRNRLQDLLDAHSS; encoded by the coding sequence ATGCTTGAGATCCAAGAAAACGAGGACGGTGTCGTCATCTCCGTGCGGGCTCAGGCCGGGGCGCGACGCAACGGCATCGCAGGCGTGCATGCCGGGATGCTCAAAATTGCCGTGACGCAAGTACCGGAAAACGGCAAGGCCAACCAAGCCATCGCCACCCTTCTTGCCAAAGAGCTGAAGGTCTCGAAGTCGAGCGTCCAATTACTCAGCGGTGCCACCAACTCCCACAAGCGGTTTGCCATCCAAGGCGTCGACCGCAACCGCCTGCAAGATTTACTAGACGCTCACTCCAGCTAG
- a CDS encoding YggS family pyridoxal phosphate-dependent enzyme produces MDATAQTQEVIRQNWLRVQEQVAEACEASGRNRSEVTIVGVSKYVPPEFAYQLTQAGCDQLGENRPQSLWDKYQFCEERHTAVEWHMIGHLQRNKIRRTLPMLRCIHSLDSLRLAQALSEAAVAQGSVLTAFLEVNVSEDQSKTGLPRSQLVELLEHADSLPGLQLSGLMAMSTHGASATQTRREFAAVRELRDTLNATAPSTISLTELSMGMSGDFADAIAEGATLVRIGSSLWEGIDYHHA; encoded by the coding sequence ATGGATGCTACCGCCCAAACCCAGGAAGTGATTCGCCAAAATTGGCTGCGTGTCCAGGAGCAGGTGGCTGAGGCATGCGAGGCCTCTGGCCGCAACCGATCTGAAGTCACGATCGTCGGAGTGAGCAAGTACGTCCCACCCGAATTCGCGTACCAGCTTACCCAAGCTGGCTGCGACCAACTGGGAGAAAATCGGCCGCAGTCGTTGTGGGACAAATACCAGTTCTGCGAGGAGCGCCACACGGCAGTGGAGTGGCACATGATCGGACATCTGCAGCGCAACAAAATCCGTCGCACTCTCCCTATGCTGCGCTGCATCCACTCGCTCGACAGTCTGCGATTGGCACAAGCATTGAGCGAGGCAGCCGTCGCTCAGGGGTCGGTGTTGACCGCATTTCTTGAAGTGAATGTGAGCGAAGATCAATCCAAAACCGGGCTCCCACGCTCGCAGCTTGTAGAGCTGCTGGAGCATGCCGACAGCCTCCCCGGCTTGCAACTTTCGGGACTCATGGCCATGTCCACCCATGGAGCATCCGCGACACAAACGCGACGAGAATTTGCTGCCGTCCGTGAACTGCGAGATACGCTCAATGCAACTGCCCCCAGCACAATCTCCCTAACAGAGCTCTCCATGGGCATGAGCGGTGATTTTGCGGATGCAATCGCCGAGGGAGCAACGCTAGTTCGCATCGGCTCCAGCTTGTGGGAAGGGATCGATTACCATCATGCTTGA
- a CDS encoding NAD(P)H-hydrate epimerase, with translation MMSELSVRPLSAAEVRGIDRTAIEEYGMTGLVLMENAGRGAAERIHRRLAEATLPEEANSPAALKSADSPILILCGKGNNAGDGYVLARHLQLLGHSVEILQFADPRQLSGDAAANWSIATHAEIPARIVGPDSWDRLRHDLATAACVVDALLGTGGSGPLREPYATIVGMVNQLSVLKIAIDIPSGLDCDTGVALGNCFAADLTLTFVAEKIGFQLPSSKPWIGEVVVVPIGVPAKLLAGVIAA, from the coding sequence ATGATGTCAGAGCTAAGCGTGCGACCGTTGAGTGCTGCTGAGGTGCGGGGGATAGACCGGACGGCAATTGAGGAATATGGCATGACCGGCCTAGTGCTGATGGAAAACGCTGGGCGTGGTGCAGCGGAACGTATTCATCGGCGGTTGGCTGAGGCGACTCTCCCCGAGGAAGCGAACTCCCCCGCAGCTCTCAAATCCGCGGACTCGCCGATTCTAATTCTGTGTGGCAAAGGCAACAATGCGGGGGATGGGTATGTGCTGGCGCGGCATTTGCAACTGCTGGGGCACTCCGTTGAGATCTTGCAGTTTGCCGATCCACGTCAGTTGAGCGGCGATGCTGCCGCGAATTGGTCCATCGCGACCCACGCCGAGATCCCCGCTCGCATCGTTGGTCCCGATTCTTGGGACAGGCTGCGCCACGATCTAGCGACGGCCGCCTGTGTGGTCGATGCCTTACTGGGCACCGGTGGGAGTGGACCGCTCCGTGAACCCTACGCCACAATTGTCGGCATGGTCAATCAACTATCTGTGCTGAAAATCGCGATCGATATTCCGAGTGGGCTCGATTGTGACACCGGCGTGGCTCTCGGGAATTGCTTTGCTGCGGATCTGACTCTAACCTTCGTCGCGGAGAAGATTGGATTTCAACTCCCGAGCTCGAAGCCATGGATTGGAGAGGTTGTGGTGGTGCCGATTGGTGTTCCCGCCAAACTCTTAGCTGGGGTGATTGCCGCGTAG
- a CDS encoding YdjY domain-containing protein, with protein MKIFPVQRILAWGTLSVLPVMLPMELAGTAAWAQTTTQTAEQTTGQVTDPADAKAAKGGNASLTAEEEVEDAPPSRWRGATYDRLLEQLNKTFGEPRGMVRLDPESRVWADKAKRRVAVDGFIALKEGQLEMLACIAGTKEHESVVAVFSQAKFVHAGLLAVGAQKGHPVRWEPTYAPPTGSEVKVTALWVDSAGKKHAIDAREWVREAGTVDKTLDTNFVFAGSSLWTDPETGEQLYQAESGDLICVANFSTATLDVPLKSLKSNSLLTFIAFSERIPDPGTPVRLVLEVLDAEGADGAETNADATNDTGNPAPGTTDGAQNSSLPAALAGYERLLESPAEARQASLKSEK; from the coding sequence ATGAAAATCTTTCCCGTGCAGCGTATCTTAGCTTGGGGCACCCTGTCGGTACTTCCAGTCATGCTGCCAATGGAGCTTGCAGGCACCGCGGCCTGGGCACAAACCACGACGCAGACTGCGGAACAAACCACGGGACAAGTCACCGACCCTGCCGATGCCAAGGCGGCCAAGGGTGGTAACGCCAGCCTGACAGCAGAGGAGGAGGTTGAAGATGCCCCCCCTTCTCGGTGGCGCGGCGCTACCTACGATCGCCTGTTGGAGCAACTCAACAAAACCTTTGGTGAACCAAGGGGCATGGTTCGGCTTGATCCGGAGAGTCGCGTGTGGGCCGATAAAGCCAAGCGGCGCGTCGCCGTTGATGGTTTCATTGCGCTCAAGGAGGGGCAGCTCGAAATGCTAGCCTGCATCGCGGGCACCAAGGAACACGAATCGGTGGTGGCCGTATTTAGTCAGGCCAAGTTCGTCCATGCGGGGTTGCTCGCGGTGGGCGCCCAGAAGGGCCACCCTGTGAGATGGGAGCCCACCTACGCTCCGCCCACCGGCAGCGAAGTGAAGGTCACCGCTCTATGGGTCGATTCCGCCGGTAAGAAGCATGCGATTGATGCTCGAGAGTGGGTTCGCGAGGCAGGCACGGTAGATAAAACACTCGATACCAATTTCGTATTCGCAGGCAGCAGCCTGTGGACCGATCCCGAAACCGGAGAGCAGCTCTACCAAGCGGAGTCGGGTGACCTTATCTGTGTCGCCAATTTTTCCACGGCAACACTCGACGTGCCGCTCAAGAGCCTCAAAAGCAATTCCCTGCTTACCTTCATTGCGTTTAGCGAACGCATTCCCGATCCAGGAACTCCCGTCCGCCTCGTGTTGGAAGTGCTGGATGCGGAGGGAGCTGACGGGGCGGAAACCAACGCGGATGCAACGAACGATACGGGCAATCCGGCCCCCGGGACTACTGACGGCGCACAGAATTCTTCGCTTCCGGCCGCCCTGGCTGGCTACGAACGACTCTTGGAGTCTCCCGCAGAAGCCAGACAGGCCAGCCTGAAGAGTGAAAAGTGA
- the serB gene encoding phosphoserine phosphatase SerB codes for MGNIFLLRFTGEDRVGLTSELTATLAELGTEVLDINQAVIHQSLLLGMMVRVSKGTLLPEPIQDVANRLDLRVKIQSINDTDYDQWVGRQGKPRYILTLLARSIEAAHLAAVTRVITEEGLNIDVIHRLSGRPQRIEAPETPRRACVEFWLRGEPYDKPRMQARYMELSRELAIDIAWQKDDAYRRSRRLVAFDMDSTLIQAEVIDELAKEAGCGEEVAAITEMAMRGELDFDTSLRRRVATLKGLPESAMQRVAQRLQLTEGAETLLLNLRELGYRTAILSGGFSYFGNMLRDRLGFNYVHANELEIVDGKLTGQVLAPIVNGQRKADLLEQIATSEGINRRQIIAIGDGANDLPMLNRAGLGIAFHAKPIVRQEAGHAVSNLGLDAVLYLLGVRDRERVAEESKP; via the coding sequence ATGGGCAATATTTTTCTACTGCGTTTCACGGGTGAGGACCGCGTTGGACTCACCAGCGAACTGACAGCGACGCTCGCCGAACTCGGAACCGAGGTGTTGGATATTAACCAAGCGGTGATCCACCAGTCCCTCTTGCTGGGGATGATGGTTCGCGTCTCCAAGGGGACCTTGCTCCCTGAACCGATCCAAGATGTCGCCAATCGGCTCGATTTGCGAGTCAAAATTCAATCCATCAATGACACGGATTACGACCAATGGGTTGGCCGACAGGGCAAACCACGCTACATCCTCACGCTCCTTGCGCGTTCGATCGAAGCGGCCCACTTGGCCGCAGTCACTCGCGTAATTACTGAGGAGGGGCTCAACATCGATGTCATTCACCGTTTATCGGGACGTCCGCAGCGCATCGAAGCCCCCGAGACGCCCCGCCGGGCGTGCGTCGAATTTTGGTTACGAGGCGAACCCTATGACAAACCGCGAATGCAAGCGCGGTACATGGAATTGAGCAGAGAATTGGCCATCGACATTGCCTGGCAAAAAGACGATGCCTATCGTCGCTCTCGACGACTCGTTGCCTTCGACATGGACTCCACTCTCATCCAAGCCGAAGTCATTGACGAATTGGCCAAAGAGGCTGGGTGCGGCGAGGAAGTTGCCGCGATTACCGAGATGGCGATGCGCGGCGAACTCGATTTCGACACCTCTCTACGGCGACGCGTGGCGACTCTCAAAGGTCTGCCGGAGTCGGCCATGCAGCGAGTGGCCCAACGTCTACAGTTGACCGAAGGCGCCGAGACTCTGCTATTGAATCTCCGCGAACTAGGCTACCGCACAGCCATCTTGTCAGGCGGTTTCAGCTACTTTGGAAATATGCTCCGCGATCGATTGGGTTTCAACTATGTGCACGCCAACGAATTGGAGATTGTCGACGGCAAGCTAACCGGACAGGTGCTTGCACCTATCGTCAACGGGCAGCGCAAAGCCGATTTGCTCGAACAAATCGCAACATCTGAAGGAATCAACCGTCGACAGATTATCGCGATTGGGGATGGTGCCAACGATTTGCCAATGCTTAATCGCGCTGGGCTCGGCATCGCATTCCACGCCAAGCCCATTGTCCGTCAAGAAGCAGGCCACGCCGTCTCCAACCTCGGGCTCGATGCAGTTCTGTACCTGCTGGGAGTTCGAGACCGCGAGCGCGTAGCCGAGGAATCCAAACCCTAA